In Streptomyces sp. NBC_00091, the following proteins share a genomic window:
- a CDS encoding ABC transporter permease gives MTTLLSDGGAVLTRQLQKARHAPALLILTQTMPITMLLFFGYVFGSALAMPGAEYREFLVPGLLAATAANGLMTGMFTAAQDAHRGVMDRFRTLPMSRTAVPLGQTAADLLTTAVSMVPLMLVGLAMGWRVENGLPGALGALGVLLLFRFAAAWAGTYLGLVSKSEEAAGQLGSATFILPMLSSAYLPTAGLPGWLRAVAEWNPISAVATAVRELCGNAGGAAAPGAAWPMEHPVAGAVLWSLLLLTLFVPLATRRFARGQG, from the coding sequence ATGACCACCCTGCTGTCGGACGGCGGCGCCGTCCTCACCCGCCAGCTCCAGAAGGCCCGGCACGCCCCGGCCCTGCTGATCCTGACCCAGACCATGCCGATCACGATGCTGCTCTTCTTCGGCTACGTGTTCGGCAGCGCGCTCGCCATGCCGGGCGCCGAGTACCGCGAGTTCCTGGTGCCCGGGCTGCTCGCCGCGACCGCCGCGAACGGCCTGATGACCGGCATGTTCACCGCCGCGCAGGACGCCCACCGCGGGGTGATGGACCGTTTCCGGACGCTGCCGATGAGCCGGACGGCGGTCCCGCTGGGACAGACCGCCGCCGACCTGCTGACCACGGCGGTGTCGATGGTCCCGCTGATGCTGGTGGGGCTGGCGATGGGCTGGCGGGTCGAGAACGGACTGCCCGGCGCGCTCGGGGCGCTCGGAGTGCTACTGCTGTTCCGCTTCGCCGCCGCCTGGGCGGGCACGTACCTCGGGCTGGTGAGCAAGAGCGAGGAGGCGGCGGGCCAGCTCGGCAGCGCCACCTTCATCCTGCCCATGCTCTCCAGCGCCTATCTGCCGACGGCCGGGCTGCCCGGCTGGCTGCGGGCGGTCGCGGAATGGAACCCGATCAGCGCGGTGGCCACCGCCGTACGGGAGCTGTGCGGGAACGCGGGCGGCGCGGCCGCGCCGGGCGCGGCCTGGCCGATGGAGCATCCGGTCGCGGGGGCGGTGCTGTGGTCGCTGCTGCTCCTGACCCTCTTCGTGCCGCTGGCCACGCGCCGGTTCGCGCGTGGCCAGGGCTGA
- a CDS encoding ATP-binding cassette domain-containing protein: MTTTYAVLSEGLEKHYGEVHALRGLDLAVPQGTVCGLLGPNGAGKTTAVRILTTLTTPTAGRALVAGHEVTGDPAAVRRAIGVTGQYASVDGDLTGRENLRLFARLAGLRGRAGRARADELLERFGLDEAADRMASTWSGGMKRRLDLAAGLVTHPRVLFLDEPTTGLDPAAREQIWTAVRELADGGTTVLLTTQYLEEADRLADDIVVVDRGRAVATGTPTDLKARIGAYAEVTVAEPPALPGAAVVLDQLTGGRPVLDEERLTVGVTVADPGLTLPRIIRELDTAGVPVTDASLRPPTLDEVFLRLTRTRTTPAGAQNDQNEEIAA; this comes from the coding sequence ATGACAACTACGTACGCTGTACTTAGTGAGGGTCTGGAGAAGCACTACGGAGAGGTGCACGCCCTGCGCGGGCTGGACCTGGCCGTGCCGCAAGGCACCGTCTGCGGGCTGCTGGGCCCCAACGGCGCGGGCAAGACCACCGCCGTGCGGATCCTGACCACGCTCACCACCCCCACCGCCGGCCGCGCCCTGGTCGCGGGCCACGAGGTCACCGGCGACCCGGCCGCCGTACGCCGCGCCATCGGGGTCACCGGCCAGTACGCCTCCGTCGACGGGGACCTGACCGGCCGTGAGAACCTCCGGCTCTTCGCCCGGCTCGCCGGACTGCGCGGACGGGCCGGGCGGGCCCGCGCCGACGAGCTGCTGGAGCGCTTCGGGCTGGACGAGGCCGCCGACCGGATGGCCTCCACCTGGTCGGGCGGTATGAAGCGGCGCCTGGACCTGGCCGCCGGGCTGGTCACCCACCCCCGGGTACTGTTCCTCGACGAGCCCACGACCGGCCTCGACCCGGCGGCCCGCGAGCAGATCTGGACGGCGGTGCGCGAACTCGCCGACGGGGGCACCACGGTGCTGCTCACCACGCAGTACCTGGAGGAGGCCGACCGGCTCGCCGACGACATCGTGGTCGTCGACCGGGGCCGGGCCGTCGCCACCGGCACCCCCACCGACCTCAAGGCCCGGATCGGCGCCTACGCCGAGGTCACCGTCGCCGAGCCGCCCGCCCTCCCGGGTGCGGCCGTGGTCCTCGACCAGCTCACCGGCGGCCGGCCCGTCCTGGACGAGGAACGCCTCACCGTCGGCGTGACCGTGGCGGACCCCGGGCTCACCCTGCCCCGGATCATCCGCGAACTCGACACCGCCGGGGTCCCGGTGACCGACGCGAGCCTGCGCCCGCCCACCCTCGACGAGGTGTTCCTGCGCCTCACCCGGACCCGTACGACCCCTGCCGGCGCGCAGAACGACCAGAACGAGGAGATCGCGGCATGA
- a CDS encoding TetR/AcrR family transcriptional regulator gives MTAGGSPAEPEVIWARPPRAGRGPRPAHSRDSIAAEAVRIADAEGIEAVSMRRVAAGIGAGTMSLYNYVPRKEDLYELMVDAVSGEYDLTPPSGDWRGDLLALARQTRALMRRHPWLPRLLSPVYGFSPHALRYLEHSLACLEPLEVPGGEKLELIAAINGTVATFVAGELALAERARSLPWSEAAEQGVRMAWLGSRLETGEYPRLAAALTEGTPVTAAGADLTAAFDRAVSRLLEAWAA, from the coding sequence ATGACTGCCGGCGGGAGCCCCGCTGAACCCGAAGTGATCTGGGCCCGCCCGCCACGGGCCGGCCGCGGGCCGCGGCCCGCGCACAGCCGCGACTCCATCGCGGCCGAGGCGGTACGGATCGCCGACGCGGAGGGGATCGAGGCCGTTTCCATGCGGCGCGTGGCCGCCGGGATCGGCGCAGGGACGATGTCCCTGTACAACTACGTCCCCCGCAAGGAGGACCTGTACGAGCTGATGGTCGACGCGGTCAGCGGGGAGTACGACCTGACCCCGCCGAGCGGGGACTGGCGGGGCGACCTGCTCGCACTGGCCCGCCAGACCCGGGCCCTGATGCGCCGCCACCCCTGGCTGCCCCGGCTGCTGAGCCCGGTCTACGGCTTCAGCCCGCACGCCCTGCGGTACCTGGAGCACAGCCTGGCCTGCCTGGAGCCGCTGGAGGTGCCCGGCGGCGAGAAGCTGGAGCTGATCGCGGCGATCAACGGCACGGTGGCCACCTTCGTGGCGGGGGAGCTGGCCCTGGCCGAACGGGCCCGCTCGCTGCCCTGGAGCGAGGCCGCGGAGCAGGGCGTACGGATGGCCTGGCTCGGCTCGCGGCTGGAGACGGGGGAGTACCCGCGGCTCGCGGCGGCCCTCACCGAGGGCACCCCGGTGACCGCCGCCGGGGCCGACCTGACGGCGGCGTTCGACCGCGCGGTGTCCCGGCTGCTGGAGGCGTGGGCCGCGTAG
- a CDS encoding type ISP restriction/modification enzyme — translation MPWAVGGLRLGRDWVAAPDPATLRARWTALTAAEGAERERLFRPSRTRTPSAGAAALPGQRSATARFADEPGPFPDPVRVLRAPFDEQWLLPDQRLIDSARPELWRVRDAQQLFLVEAPGPLVTPHLPAGRLGRIRPLHRRPGGAEPNLAPGLAALLGGRYGGWVTPEDVLCWILAAGRPGPRGYEVPLAADPGRWRAGLELGHRLLTVQLRGARGGEPPRLPGGRRPYVRAAVTAWPEGLGYDPQTETLTLGDGAVSPVPAGAWEYEAQGVRVLEAWLAARGAHRDPQVRDLEGLGPAEWPQAWTSELLALVTTLALLADLAPERAGFTPGPLLPVAELEAAGVLPPPRWARRPASVLDHEEEGPGGQFALL, via the coding sequence ATGCCGTGGGCCGTGGGCGGCCTGCGCCTGGGCCGCGACTGGGTGGCGGCGCCCGATCCCGCCACGCTGCGCGCCCGCTGGACTGCCCTGACCGCCGCCGAAGGGGCGGAGCGGGAGCGGCTGTTCCGCCCGAGCCGGACCCGTACGCCCTCCGCCGGGGCGGCCGCCCTGCCCGGGCAGCGTTCGGCCACCGCCCGCTTCGCCGACGAGCCCGGCCCCTTCCCGGACCCGGTACGGGTGCTCCGCGCGCCCTTCGACGAGCAGTGGCTGCTGCCCGACCAGCGGCTCATCGACTCCGCCCGCCCCGAGCTGTGGCGGGTCCGCGACGCGCAGCAGCTGTTCCTGGTGGAGGCCCCCGGCCCGCTGGTCACCCCGCACCTCCCGGCCGGCCGGCTCGGCCGGATCCGCCCGCTGCACCGGCGCCCGGGCGGGGCCGAGCCGAATCTCGCGCCGGGGCTCGCGGCCCTGCTGGGCGGGCGCTACGGCGGCTGGGTCACCCCGGAGGACGTGCTGTGCTGGATCCTCGCCGCGGGACGCCCCGGGCCGCGGGGGTACGAGGTCCCGCTCGCCGCCGACCCCGGGCGCTGGCGGGCCGGCCTGGAGCTGGGCCACCGGCTGCTGACCGTCCAGCTGCGCGGGGCGCGCGGCGGGGAGCCGCCGCGGCTGCCCGGCGGGCGGCGGCCGTACGTCCGCGCGGCGGTCACGGCCTGGCCGGAGGGGCTCGGGTACGACCCGCAGACCGAGACGCTGACCCTCGGGGACGGGGCGGTCTCCCCGGTCCCGGCGGGGGCCTGGGAGTACGAGGCCCAGGGCGTGCGGGTGCTCGAGGCGTGGCTCGCGGCCCGCGGCGCGCACCGGGATCCGCAGGTGCGGGACCTGGAGGGGCTGGGTCCCGCCGAGTGGCCGCAGGCCTGGACCTCGGAGCTGCTCGCCCTGGTGACGACCTTGGCGCTGCTGGCCGATCTGGCTCCGGAGCGGGCGGGGTTCACCCCCGGGCCGCTGCTGCCGGTCGCGGAGCTGGAGGCCGCCGGGGTGCTGCCGCCGCCGCGCTGGGCCCGGCGGCCGGCCTCGGTGCTGGACCACGAGGAGGAGGGCCCGGGCGGCCAGTTCGCGCTGCTCTGA
- a CDS encoding GntR family transcriptional regulator codes for MTAFAPDSLVLNRKLPLWYQVSQSLRASILGRTPDASLRLPTEERLAEHYGVSVLTMRQALKELEGEGLISRHRRRGTFIEPGAMRSAPVRLLGSVDAIVAQQSGERTTVLGRERTPVSGELLEHFPDTAEVVTYRRLRRDGESGEPTNWAENAVRPELADAVDLADLERWPMTKVLRDVVGVRISRITDTVEARLADPVTAELLEVPLLSPILHYTGVTYDEGGRVVDVARIRYRGDRFSFTVTVEAP; via the coding sequence GTGACCGCCTTCGCCCCCGACTCCCTGGTCCTGAACCGGAAGCTGCCGCTCTGGTACCAGGTGTCCCAGTCGTTGCGCGCCTCGATACTGGGGCGCACCCCGGACGCCTCGCTGCGGCTGCCGACCGAGGAGCGGCTCGCCGAGCACTACGGGGTGAGCGTGCTGACGATGCGCCAGGCGCTCAAGGAGCTGGAGGGCGAGGGCCTCATCAGCCGGCACCGGCGGCGCGGCACCTTCATCGAGCCGGGCGCGATGCGCAGCGCGCCCGTGCGGCTGCTCGGCTCGGTGGACGCGATCGTGGCGCAGCAGTCGGGTGAGCGGACGACGGTCCTCGGCCGTGAGCGGACGCCGGTGTCCGGGGAGCTGCTGGAGCACTTCCCGGACACGGCGGAGGTGGTCACGTACCGCAGGCTGCGGCGCGACGGCGAGAGCGGGGAGCCCACCAACTGGGCGGAGAACGCGGTGCGCCCGGAGCTCGCCGACGCGGTGGACCTGGCCGATCTGGAGCGCTGGCCGATGACGAAGGTGCTGCGCGACGTGGTCGGCGTACGGATCAGCCGGATCACGGACACCGTCGAGGCGCGGCTCGCCGACCCGGTCACGGCCGAGCTGCTCGAGGTCCCGCTGCTGAGCCCGATCCTGCACTACACGGGCGTGACCTACGACGAGGGCGGGCGGGTCGTCGACGTGGCCCGGATCCGGTACCGGGGCGACCGGTTCTCCTTCACGGTGACCGTCGAGGCGCCCTGA
- the hmgA gene encoding homogentisate 1,2-dioxygenase yields the protein MSEQARKTAEALEYLTGFGNEHSSEAVPGALPHGRNSPQRAALGLYAEQLSGSAFTEPRRHNRRSWLYRIRPSAAHPAFTRVDNGALRSGPFTESVPDPNRLRWNPLPDPAPGTDFLAGLWTLGGNGDTTQRTGMAIHLYSANASMTDRVFSDSDGELLIVPERGGLLLRTELGLLSAGPGEVALIPRGVRFRVELLDGDARGYVCENYGQPFELPDLGPIGANGLASARDFRAPVAAYEDVERPTEVVNKFCGNLWSATYDHSPLDVVAWHGTHVPYVYDLRRFNVIGSISYDHPDPSIFTVLTSPSDTPGLAGVDFVVFAPRWLVGEDTFRPPYFHRNVMSEYMGLIEGAYDAKAEGFVPGGGSLHNMMSAHGPDRETFDKASAAELKPQKIDDGLAFMFETRWPITATPQAAGADHLQRGYDDVWQGLQRHFRA from the coding sequence ATGAGTGAGCAGGCCAGGAAGACGGCGGAGGCGCTGGAGTACCTCACCGGCTTCGGGAACGAGCACAGCTCGGAGGCCGTGCCCGGGGCGCTCCCGCACGGCCGGAACTCCCCCCAGCGCGCCGCCCTCGGCCTCTACGCCGAGCAGCTCAGCGGCAGCGCCTTCACCGAGCCGCGCCGCCACAACCGGCGCTCGTGGCTCTACCGGATCCGCCCCTCGGCCGCGCACCCGGCCTTCACCCGGGTGGACAACGGCGCCCTGCGCAGCGGGCCCTTCACCGAGTCCGTCCCGGACCCCAACCGGCTGCGCTGGAACCCGCTGCCCGACCCGGCCCCCGGCACCGACTTCCTGGCCGGTCTGTGGACCCTGGGCGGCAACGGCGACACCACCCAGCGCACCGGCATGGCCATCCACCTCTACTCCGCCAACGCCTCGATGACCGACCGGGTGTTCAGCGACTCGGACGGCGAGCTGCTGATCGTCCCGGAGCGCGGCGGCCTGCTGCTGCGCACCGAGCTCGGCCTGCTGAGCGCCGGCCCCGGCGAGGTGGCGCTGATCCCGCGCGGCGTCCGTTTCCGCGTCGAGCTGCTCGACGGCGACGCGCGCGGCTACGTGTGCGAGAACTACGGGCAGCCCTTCGAGCTGCCCGACCTCGGCCCGATCGGCGCCAACGGCCTGGCCTCCGCCCGCGACTTCCGCGCGCCGGTCGCCGCGTACGAGGACGTGGAGCGCCCGACCGAGGTGGTCAACAAGTTCTGCGGCAACCTCTGGTCCGCGACGTACGACCACTCCCCGCTGGACGTGGTCGCCTGGCACGGCACGCACGTCCCGTACGTCTACGACCTGCGCCGCTTCAACGTGATCGGCTCCATCAGCTACGACCACCCCGACCCGTCGATCTTCACCGTGCTGACCTCGCCCTCCGACACCCCGGGCCTGGCGGGCGTGGACTTCGTGGTGTTCGCCCCGCGCTGGCTGGTCGGCGAGGACACCTTCCGCCCGCCGTACTTCCACCGGAACGTGATGAGCGAGTACATGGGCCTGATCGAGGGCGCCTACGACGCCAAGGCCGAGGGCTTCGTGCCCGGCGGCGGCTCGCTGCACAACATGATGTCCGCCCACGGCCCGGACCGGGAGACCTTCGACAAGGCCAGCGCCGCCGAGCTGAAGCCGCAGAAGATCGACGACGGCCTGGCCTTCATGTTCGAGACCCGCTGGCCGATCACCGCCACCCCCCAGGCGGCCGGGGCGGATCACCTCCAGCGCGGATACGACGACGTATGGCAGGGTCTCCAGCGCCACTTCCGCGCCTAA
- a CDS encoding right-handed parallel beta-helix repeat-containing protein, whose translation MSWTRRFPAVPAALLAALLALLSLLAAAPTARAHEERPVALPDGSGSVPQYRAAEPDLLVCKIDRLAFERRISGFPQELRQRNLDLYDRCEKNGYRHLQAAVDAVDRPGMNIAILPGLYEEEPSLPKPAGECAELKAPSSSLGYQILSYEQQEKCRHNQNLVAILGKTNLQIEGTGATRTDVVIDAKYQKLNAIRADRSNGVYFRNFTAQRTTFNSLYVLAGDGFVIDDVLTRWNDEYGFLTFASDHGLYKNCESYGNGDSGIYPGSASNINDGRGYDVPRYSIEITGCRSHHNMVGYSGTAGDSVWVHDNEFDQNMGGASMDSAFPGHPGLPQNHARFERNLIHDNNADYYHHVADGTCAKPPVERGYEQGVVCPQISMPPGTGIITAGGNWNLYENNWVYGHRRAGFFLSAVPAFIRGEEQWSKQTDTSHHNRYAGNVLGKDRSGASRPNGTDVWWDGQGRGNCWQDGPDGSTPGTLPQCGKERGQLSGSSARLVGEPVKLTQLMVCADYNVQARKLPAGCDWYGARGLERVETQIAVAVAAVLLLVGGTLWWRRLRRSRLGTVASLLGLAGLALDVAGSTMPLVDTPVPALALLLLGLWWTGAGLALRPGRPWLARLTLLLGALTLLDAFDQAVLMIPWIPLSPAWVRALVAVVWVLWAVVASARPGTAAPTRPAGPGGDPAGDRAPVPAGPSPARSAAAEPPTPHPDGGPA comes from the coding sequence ATGTCGTGGACCCGCAGGTTCCCTGCCGTGCCGGCGGCGCTCCTCGCCGCCCTCCTCGCCCTCCTGTCCCTCCTCGCCGCCGCGCCCACCGCCCGCGCGCACGAGGAGCGCCCCGTAGCCCTCCCCGACGGCTCCGGATCCGTGCCGCAGTACCGTGCGGCCGAGCCCGACCTGCTGGTCTGCAAGATCGACCGGCTCGCCTTCGAACGCCGGATATCGGGCTTCCCGCAGGAGCTCCGGCAGCGCAACCTCGACCTCTACGACCGCTGCGAGAAGAACGGCTACCGCCACCTCCAGGCGGCCGTGGACGCCGTCGACCGGCCGGGGATGAACATCGCGATCCTGCCCGGCCTCTACGAGGAGGAGCCCTCGCTGCCCAAGCCGGCGGGGGAGTGCGCCGAACTCAAGGCCCCCAGCTCCTCACTGGGCTACCAGATCCTGTCGTACGAACAGCAGGAGAAGTGCCGGCACAACCAGAACCTCGTCGCGATCCTCGGCAAGACGAACCTCCAGATCGAGGGCACCGGCGCCACCCGCACGGACGTCGTCATCGACGCCAAGTACCAGAAGCTGAACGCCATCCGCGCCGACAGGTCCAACGGCGTCTACTTCCGGAACTTCACCGCGCAGCGCACCACCTTCAACTCCCTGTACGTACTCGCCGGCGACGGCTTCGTCATCGACGACGTCCTGACCCGCTGGAACGACGAGTACGGCTTCCTGACCTTCGCCAGCGACCACGGCCTCTACAAGAACTGCGAGTCCTACGGCAACGGCGACTCGGGCATCTACCCCGGCAGCGCCTCCAACATCAACGACGGACGCGGCTACGACGTGCCCCGCTACTCCATCGAGATCACGGGCTGCCGCAGCCACCACAACATGGTCGGCTACTCCGGCACCGCCGGGGACTCGGTGTGGGTCCACGACAACGAGTTCGACCAGAACATGGGCGGCGCCTCGATGGACAGCGCCTTCCCCGGACACCCCGGACTCCCGCAGAACCACGCCCGTTTCGAACGCAACCTGATCCACGACAACAACGCCGACTACTACCACCACGTCGCCGACGGCACCTGCGCCAAGCCGCCCGTCGAACGCGGCTACGAGCAGGGGGTGGTCTGCCCGCAGATCTCCATGCCGCCGGGCACAGGCATCATCACCGCCGGAGGCAACTGGAACCTCTACGAGAACAACTGGGTGTACGGGCACCGGCGCGCGGGCTTCTTCCTCAGCGCGGTCCCGGCCTTCATCCGGGGCGAGGAGCAGTGGTCCAAGCAGACCGACACCTCCCACCACAACCGGTACGCGGGCAACGTCCTCGGCAAGGACCGCTCCGGGGCCTCCCGGCCCAACGGCACCGACGTGTGGTGGGACGGCCAGGGCAGGGGGAACTGCTGGCAGGACGGCCCCGACGGCTCCACCCCCGGCACCCTGCCGCAGTGCGGGAAGGAACGCGGCCAGCTCAGCGGCTCCTCGGCCCGGCTGGTGGGCGAACCGGTGAAGCTCACCCAGCTGATGGTCTGCGCCGACTACAACGTCCAGGCCCGCAAGCTGCCGGCGGGCTGCGACTGGTACGGGGCCCGGGGCCTGGAGCGGGTGGAGACGCAGATCGCGGTGGCGGTGGCGGCGGTGCTGCTGCTGGTCGGCGGGACGCTGTGGTGGCGGCGGCTGCGCCGGTCCCGGCTGGGCACGGTGGCGTCCCTGCTGGGGCTGGCCGGCCTCGCCCTGGACGTGGCCGGCTCCACGATGCCGCTGGTGGACACCCCCGTCCCGGCGCTCGCCCTGCTCCTGCTGGGCCTGTGGTGGACGGGCGCCGGCCTGGCGCTGCGCCCCGGACGCCCCTGGCTGGCGCGCCTCACCCTGCTCCTGGGGGCCCTGACCCTGCTGGACGCCTTCGACCAGGCCGTCCTGATGATCCCTTGGATCCCGCTGAGCCCCGCCTGGGTACGGGCCCTGGTCGCGGTGGTGTGGGTGCTGTGGGCGGTCGTCGCCTCGGCCCGCCCGGGCACGGCCGCCCCCACCCGCCCGGCCGGCCCGGGCGGCGACCCGGCGGGCGACCGCGCCCCGGTCCCGGCAGGCCCCTCGCCGGCCCGGAGCGCCGCCGCCGAACCCCCCACCCCCCACCCCGACGGCGGCCCCGCATGA
- a CDS encoding TetR/AcrR family transcriptional regulator: MDPVPPAHPLRRTPVQQRSADRLARILDACAELLDETGYENLSTRAVALRAGVPIGSVYRFFGNKRAMAVALAHRNLDQYAEGIQARLALLPGTDWRPVVDAVLDEYLAMKRSVPGFALVDFGVPAPPPEGPAVDPNHLVAARLTELLCAHLGLTPAPALARAVLVAVEATDALVQLAFRVDPAGDPGIVAETRAMMHAYLARVLD, encoded by the coding sequence ATGGACCCCGTGCCTCCCGCCCACCCCCTGCGCAGGACCCCGGTCCAGCAGCGCAGCGCCGACCGGCTCGCCCGGATCCTCGACGCCTGCGCCGAACTCCTCGACGAGACCGGATACGAGAACCTCAGCACCCGCGCCGTCGCCCTGCGCGCCGGAGTGCCCATCGGCTCGGTCTACCGCTTCTTCGGGAACAAGCGGGCCATGGCCGTCGCCCTGGCCCACCGCAACCTCGACCAGTACGCCGAGGGCATCCAGGCGCGGCTCGCCCTCCTCCCGGGCACCGACTGGCGGCCCGTCGTGGACGCCGTGCTGGACGAGTACCTGGCCATGAAGCGCAGCGTCCCCGGCTTCGCCCTCGTCGACTTCGGCGTACCCGCCCCGCCGCCGGAAGGCCCGGCCGTCGACCCCAACCACCTGGTCGCCGCACGCCTGACCGAGCTGCTGTGCGCCCACCTCGGGCTCACGCCCGCGCCCGCCCTGGCCCGGGCGGTCCTGGTGGCCGTCGAGGCGACCGACGCGCTGGTCCAGCTGGCCTTCCGGGTCGATCCGGCGGGGGATCCCGGCATCGTCGCCGAGACCCGGGCGATGATGCACGCCTACCTGGCCCGCGTCCTGGACTGA
- a CDS encoding molybdopterin oxidoreductase family protein: protein MPRTAPRICPLCEATCGLTLTIEGTTVTGARGDRDDVFSRGFICPKGAAFGALDADPDRLRTPLVRRDGQLREATWEEAYAAIAAAVPALVRDHGAQSVGIVLGNPNTHTMAGALYPPLLVNTLGTRNLFTASTLDQMPKHVSSGLLFGDPFAIPVPDLDRTDFLLLLGANPVESNGSLCTAPDFPGRLKALRARGGTLVVVDPRRTRTARLADHHLAPRPGSDALLLAALAHTLLTEKLAAPGALTEHVEGIGELADALASFTPEAVAPACDLPADRIRTLARELAAAPTAAVYGRIGSCTVEYGTLASWLVDVLNILTGNLDRPGGALFPLPAAGPRPRPAGPGRGFALGRWRSRVSGHPEVKSELPSAALAEEIETPGEGRIRALISIAANPVLSAPDGRRLDAALAGLDFMVSIDPYLNETSRHAHVVLPPPPPSQSAHHDFAFNGFAIRNQVRYTRPAVPLDADRLDECEIHARLVLAVSGMHGSAEPSAVDDMAIQGALARETADRRSPLHGADPARLAGLLTGENGPERRLDLMLRLGPYGDLFGAAGQPAGSGADDGTRGSAGTPEQPAAPSTPGPTTPGPTTPAPSTAGPTAPGLSLERLLAHPHGIDLGPLGTRLPGVLRTRSGRIELLPDPIAAELPRLRAALADRPAALVLVGRRHLRSNNSWLHNVPALVGGSNRCTLQVHPHDADRLGLADGSRARITSDGGSLEVPVEVTDTVRAGVVSLPHGWGHDRPGTRLAVAGADPGANVNQLLDGTRLDPLSGTAVLNGFPVTVAPLP from the coding sequence ATGCCCCGCACCGCCCCGCGCATCTGCCCGCTCTGCGAAGCCACCTGCGGTCTCACCCTCACCATCGAGGGCACCACCGTCACTGGAGCCCGAGGCGACCGCGACGACGTCTTCAGCCGCGGCTTCATCTGCCCCAAGGGAGCCGCCTTCGGCGCCCTCGACGCCGACCCCGACCGGCTGCGCACCCCCCTCGTGCGCCGCGACGGGCAACTGCGGGAGGCCACCTGGGAAGAGGCCTACGCCGCCATCGCCGCCGCCGTCCCCGCCCTCGTCCGGGACCACGGCGCCCAGTCCGTCGGCATCGTGCTCGGCAACCCCAACACCCACACCATGGCCGGCGCCCTCTATCCGCCGCTCCTCGTCAACACCCTGGGCACCCGCAACCTCTTCACCGCCAGCACCCTCGACCAGATGCCCAAACACGTCTCCAGCGGGCTCCTGTTCGGCGACCCCTTCGCCATCCCCGTGCCCGACCTCGACCGGACCGACTTCCTCCTCCTGCTCGGCGCCAACCCGGTCGAATCCAACGGCTCCCTGTGCACCGCCCCCGACTTCCCCGGCCGGCTCAAGGCCCTGCGGGCCCGCGGTGGCACGCTCGTGGTCGTCGACCCGCGCCGCACGCGCACCGCCCGGCTCGCCGACCATCACCTCGCGCCCCGCCCCGGCAGTGACGCGCTGCTGCTGGCCGCGCTCGCCCACACCCTGCTCACAGAGAAGCTCGCGGCTCCCGGAGCCCTCACGGAACACGTCGAGGGAATCGGGGAACTCGCCGACGCCCTCGCGAGTTTCACTCCTGAGGCGGTCGCCCCCGCCTGCGACCTGCCGGCCGACCGGATCCGCACCCTCGCCCGGGAGCTGGCGGCCGCGCCGACCGCCGCCGTCTACGGGCGGATCGGCAGCTGCACCGTGGAGTACGGCACGCTCGCCAGCTGGCTGGTGGACGTACTGAACATCCTCACCGGCAACCTCGACCGCCCGGGCGGAGCCCTCTTCCCGCTCCCCGCCGCCGGCCCGCGGCCCCGCCCCGCCGGGCCCGGCAGGGGCTTCGCCCTCGGCCGCTGGCGCAGCCGGGTCAGCGGCCACCCCGAGGTCAAGAGCGAACTGCCCAGCGCCGCTCTGGCCGAGGAGATCGAGACCCCGGGGGAGGGGCGCATCCGTGCCCTGATCTCCATCGCCGCCAACCCGGTGCTGTCCGCCCCCGACGGGCGCCGGCTCGACGCGGCCCTCGCCGGGCTCGACTTCATGGTCAGCATCGACCCGTACCTCAACGAGACCTCGCGGCACGCCCATGTCGTCCTGCCCCCGCCGCCGCCCTCGCAGAGTGCGCACCACGACTTCGCCTTCAACGGATTCGCCATCCGCAACCAGGTCCGCTACACCCGGCCCGCCGTTCCCCTCGACGCGGACCGGCTCGACGAGTGCGAGATCCACGCACGCCTCGTCCTGGCCGTCTCGGGCATGCACGGCTCCGCCGAGCCGTCCGCCGTCGACGACATGGCGATCCAGGGCGCCCTCGCCAGGGAAACTGCCGACCGCCGCTCCCCCCTGCACGGAGCGGACCCGGCCCGCCTGGCCGGGCTGCTCACCGGCGAGAACGGCCCGGAGCGCAGACTCGACCTGATGCTCCGACTCGGCCCGTACGGAGACCTGTTCGGCGCCGCCGGACAGCCGGCCGGCAGCGGCGCCGACGACGGTACGCGGGGCAGCGCGGGCACGCCCGAACAGCCCGCCGCGCCCAGCACCCCCGGGCCCACCACCCCCGGGCCCACCACCCCCGCGCCCAGCACCGCCGGGCCCACCGCCCCCGGGCTCAGCCTGGAGCGGCTCCTCGCGCACCCGCACGGCATCGACCTGGGCCCGCTGGGGACCCGGCTCCCGGGCGTGCTCCGGACCCGCAGCGGCAGGATCGAGCTGCTCCCGGACCCGATCGCGGCCGAGCTTCCCAGGCTGCGCGCGGCGCTCGCCGACCGCCCCGCCGCCCTGGTGCTCGTGGGCCGCCGCCACCTGCGGTCCAACAACAGCTGGTTGCACAACGTCCCGGCCCTCGTCGGAGGTTCCAACCGCTGCACCCTCCAGGTCCACCCGCACGACGCGGACCGGCTCGGCCTCGCCGACGGCAGCCGGGCGCGGATCACCTCCGACGGCGGAAGCCTGGAGGTGCCGGTGGAGGTCACCGACACCGTCCGCGCAGGCGTGGTCAGCCTCCCGCACGGCTGGGGCCACGACCGGCCCGGCACCCGCCTCGCGGTCGCCGGCGCCGACCCGGGGGCCAATGTGAACCAGCTGCTCGACGGCACCCGCCTCGACCCGCTGTCGGGCACCGCGGTGCTCAACGGCTTCCCCGTCACCGTCGCACCCCTGCCCTGA